One window from the genome of Elaeis guineensis isolate ETL-2024a chromosome 5, EG11, whole genome shotgun sequence encodes:
- the LOC140857908 gene encoding auxin-responsive protein SAUR72-like, whose product MGAGGSKLNGFFSIRGSRHKRIRVVAPLTPKGYFPVCVGLGNKYKRFMIHTTMLGDADLLELLCISAEEYGFSNPGVLKIPYDVKRFEEVMRMKNKHQTLRIMIA is encoded by the coding sequence ATGGGAGCAGGAGGGAGTAAGTTGAATGGTTTCTTTAGCATTAGAGGGAGTAGGCATAAAAGAATAAGGGTTGTGGCTCCATTAACCCCCAAGGGTTACTTTCCAGTGTGTGTAGGCCTAGGCAATAAGTACAAGCGGTTTATGATCCACACTACCATGCTTGGagatgcagacttgttagagctcCTCTGCATATCAGCAGAGGAATATGGATTCTCTAATCCAGGTGTGCTGAAAATTCCATATGATGTGAAGCGCTTCGAAGAGGTGATGCGCATGAAGAACAAGCATCAAACACTAAGGATCATGATAGCCTAA